The following proteins come from a genomic window of Hymenobacter canadensis:
- a CDS encoding CBS domain-containing protein translates to MIAEELLNQMIPPLKVSDTVGKAAKWLEEFHVGQLPVLDNRQYRGLVTEADLLDFELADDSGQLLAGLPLGYADVHVQHDQHFYSIMEVAIQNKVQLVPVLNKEREYLGVVTISDTLAAFGQPPIAAGQGAVLVLSMEERDYSLATISRYIEENGSKVLSAHVAQDEHDSYRIRLTIKVNTPSLTRIVATLERFGYAITAQFSGVGELGENEQERYDALLKYLSL, encoded by the coding sequence ATGATTGCTGAAGAACTGCTCAACCAGATGATTCCGCCCCTGAAGGTGTCGGACACCGTTGGGAAAGCGGCCAAGTGGCTGGAGGAATTCCACGTAGGCCAGCTGCCCGTCCTCGACAACCGTCAATACCGCGGCCTGGTCACGGAAGCCGACCTGCTGGACTTTGAGTTGGCCGATGACAGTGGTCAGCTGCTGGCGGGCCTGCCGCTGGGCTACGCCGACGTGCATGTGCAGCACGATCAGCATTTCTACAGCATCATGGAAGTGGCCATTCAGAACAAGGTGCAGCTGGTACCAGTGCTGAATAAGGAGCGCGAATACTTGGGCGTAGTCACTATAAGTGACACGCTAGCTGCTTTTGGCCAGCCGCCCATTGCGGCCGGGCAGGGAGCCGTGCTGGTTCTGTCGATGGAAGAGCGCGACTATTCATTGGCCACTATCAGCCGCTACATCGAAGAGAACGGCTCCAAAGTCCTGAGTGCCCACGTCGCACAGGACGAGCATGATTCCTATCGTATCCGCCTCACCATCAAGGTAAACACGCCCAGCCTGACAAGGATTGTAGCTACGCTGGAGCGTTTTGGCTACGCCATCACGGCCCAGTTTAGCGGGGTAGGGGAGCTGGGGGAAAACGAGCAGGAGCGCTATGATGCGCTGCTCAAGTACCTGAGTCTGTAA
- a CDS encoding POTRA domain-containing protein — MKKRYWWWVMLLALCMAQPARAYCSADSGASHFAADSTRRPAPDSLLQAQCPGYPVLRVATLLFVGNDVTKEQVLRAELDFREGDTLSATGLSRRLEANRRRLFNLQLFHQVLVQLACRNGELTVLFSVQERWYTFPVPIFSFADRNLRAWADRPDKWRRVDYGLHITRRNFRGRNEELLGNLQLGFNRKYELFYEAPGYGPRRRIGVGAGLSFYRARALDYATIQDRLATFRPTSGDPISRTYATIGLRWRRTVQALAAFDVSFHQEQISDSVNLLNPNYFLGRTRRQFLDVGLSVVLNQRNTFAYPLTGRYARASIVYRRFLTPEAPPQVLLRGRYARYVALGGSFYYSAAAQGQLRFSRRLSYADNRALGYETLVRGYDPYVIDGRHYALVQQGVSYRLFDAGKLQVEPLDNPKINNIPLVLYLNTFADAGYVNQASGNLPNQLPGRLLASAGLGLHLVTYYDRVFTLEYSRTLRGQGGFFFRSEFPI; from the coding sequence GTGAAAAAAAGGTATTGGTGGTGGGTGATGTTGCTGGCCTTATGCATGGCCCAGCCGGCGCGTGCCTATTGCTCGGCCGATTCCGGCGCCAGCCACTTTGCCGCAGACTCCACGCGCCGCCCCGCCCCCGACAGCCTGTTGCAGGCCCAGTGCCCGGGCTACCCGGTACTCCGCGTGGCTACCCTGCTCTTTGTCGGCAACGATGTCACGAAGGAGCAGGTCCTACGGGCTGAGCTGGATTTCCGCGAAGGAGACACCCTTAGCGCTACGGGCCTGAGCCGCCGCCTGGAGGCCAACCGTCGCCGCTTGTTCAACCTGCAGCTGTTTCATCAGGTGCTGGTGCAGCTGGCATGCCGCAATGGCGAGCTGACCGTGCTTTTCAGTGTGCAGGAGCGCTGGTACACCTTCCCGGTACCCATCTTTTCCTTTGCTGACCGCAACCTGCGCGCCTGGGCCGACCGCCCCGATAAGTGGCGCCGCGTCGATTATGGCCTGCATATCACGCGGCGCAATTTTCGCGGCCGCAACGAGGAACTGCTCGGCAATCTGCAGTTGGGCTTCAACCGCAAGTATGAATTGTTTTATGAGGCCCCCGGCTACGGTCCCCGGCGCCGTATCGGGGTAGGCGCCGGCCTGTCGTTTTACCGCGCCCGGGCTCTGGACTATGCTACCATTCAGGACCGGCTGGCCACTTTTCGGCCCACCAGCGGCGACCCTATCAGCCGCACCTACGCCACCATCGGCCTGCGCTGGCGCCGCACTGTGCAGGCTTTGGCGGCTTTTGATGTGAGCTTTCATCAGGAGCAGATCTCCGATTCCGTCAACCTGCTGAACCCGAACTATTTCCTGGGGCGTACCCGGCGTCAGTTTCTGGATGTTGGGCTGTCGGTCGTGCTCAATCAGCGCAATACCTTCGCTTATCCCCTTACCGGGCGCTACGCCCGGGCCAGCATCGTCTACCGGCGCTTCCTGACCCCCGAGGCCCCCCCGCAGGTGCTGCTGCGCGGGCGCTACGCCCGGTATGTTGCGCTCGGTGGATCCTTTTATTATAGTGCTGCCGCTCAGGGCCAGTTGCGGTTTAGCCGCCGCCTCAGCTACGCCGACAACCGAGCCCTGGGCTACGAGACGCTTGTTCGGGGCTACGACCCTTACGTAATTGATGGCCGACACTACGCCCTAGTGCAGCAGGGCGTTAGCTACCGCCTGTTCGATGCCGGCAAACTGCAGGTAGAGCCATTGGATAACCCCAAAATTAATAACATCCCGTTGGTGCTCTATTTAAATACCTTTGCTGATGCCGGTTACGTGAACCAGGCTTCCGGCAACCTGCCCAATCAGTTGCCGGGCCGTTTGCTGGCTTCTGCCGGGTTGGGCCTGCATCTGGTTACCTACTACGACCGGGTGTTTACGTTGGAGTACTCCCGTACCCTGCGGGGGCAGGGAGGATTTTTTTTCCGCTCCGAATTTCCCATCTGA
- a CDS encoding NAD kinase: protein MKIAILGKPFEDDNLPFVQGLLDNLSNRQTEIIIAESFYDYLSHRLQLPEGVQSFRRGDSLRGVQFVLSIGGDGTLLDTVTYVGSAQIPILGIHTGRLGFLATITPDQITQALDALFKGHFVIEERSLIRVDTDPEAFGGINFGLNEFSILKRDTSSMIVVHTYIDGEYLNSYWADGLIVATPTGSTGYSLSCGGPVMLPQTNNFIIAPVCPHNLNVRPLIVSDRSVISFEIEGRSNQFLLSLDSRSVAVDAGIQIAVRRENFTVRLVKLNHVNFLSTLRSKLNWGLDRRNPAGIPV from the coding sequence ATGAAAATCGCCATTCTCGGGAAACCTTTTGAAGACGATAATCTGCCTTTTGTGCAGGGCTTACTTGATAATCTAAGCAATCGTCAAACCGAAATTATCATTGCCGAATCGTTTTACGACTATCTCAGCCACCGCCTGCAGCTGCCGGAAGGTGTTCAGTCCTTCCGCCGCGGCGATTCTCTGCGTGGCGTCCAATTCGTGCTCAGTATTGGTGGCGACGGCACGCTGCTGGACACGGTAACCTACGTAGGGAGTGCGCAGATTCCGATTTTAGGCATTCATACTGGCCGCCTCGGCTTTCTGGCTACCATCACGCCCGACCAGATTACACAGGCCCTGGATGCTCTCTTCAAAGGCCACTTTGTGATTGAGGAGCGCAGCCTGATTCGGGTTGATACCGATCCGGAGGCCTTTGGCGGTATCAATTTTGGCCTCAACGAGTTCAGTATCCTGAAGCGTGACACCTCTTCCATGATTGTGGTGCACACGTATATCGACGGGGAGTATCTGAATTCCTACTGGGCCGACGGGCTGATAGTTGCCACGCCTACCGGCTCTACCGGGTACTCACTCAGCTGTGGCGGGCCGGTAATGTTGCCGCAGACAAACAATTTTATCATTGCTCCCGTATGTCCGCACAACCTCAATGTAAGGCCCCTCATCGTATCGGATCGTAGCGTGATTTCATTCGAAATAGAGGGTAGAAGCAACCAATTCCTGCTTTCTCTCGATTCACGCTCTGTTGCCGTAGACGCTGGAATTCAGATTGCCGTTCGTCGTGAAAATTTCACAGTTCGCTTAGTAAAGCTCAATCATGTTAACTTCCTGAGTACCTTGCGGAGTAAATTAAACTGGGGCCTCGACAGACGTAACCCTGCCGGAATCCCAGTATAG
- a CDS encoding alpha/beta fold hydrolase, whose translation MELQIKQRGEFQYVDEGTGPVLLLLHGLFGALSNWQDVVSEFSQDHRVIIPLLPIYEMPLTQAGVPGLVKYVESFVHAIGLSEACTVLGNSLGGHVGLEYTLRNPTRVARLVLTGSSGLFEDGMGGSFPKRGNYAYVQEKVAYTFYNPAVATRELVDEVFDVTNSNAKCLRIISIARSAQRHNLGKELGKIAVPTLLVWGLNDTITPPLVAHDFNRLIPHSELRFLDHCGHAPMMERPQEFNVLLRQFLQRTTLVAVS comes from the coding sequence ATGGAATTGCAGATCAAACAACGCGGAGAGTTTCAGTACGTGGATGAAGGCACCGGCCCGGTGCTGCTGTTGCTGCATGGCCTTTTCGGCGCCCTCAGCAACTGGCAGGACGTCGTCAGCGAGTTCAGCCAGGACCATCGGGTCATTATTCCGCTGCTGCCCATTTATGAGATGCCCCTGACCCAGGCCGGCGTGCCCGGCCTGGTGAAGTATGTGGAAAGCTTTGTGCACGCCATCGGCCTTTCCGAGGCCTGCACGGTGCTGGGCAACTCGCTGGGCGGCCACGTAGGGCTGGAATACACGCTGCGCAACCCCACCCGCGTGGCGCGGCTGGTGCTCACCGGCAGCAGTGGCCTCTTCGAGGATGGCATGGGCGGCTCGTTTCCGAAGCGTGGCAACTACGCTTACGTGCAGGAAAAAGTGGCCTACACCTTCTACAACCCCGCCGTGGCGACCCGCGAGCTGGTGGATGAAGTGTTTGATGTCACCAATTCCAATGCCAAGTGCCTGCGCATCATCAGTATTGCCCGCTCGGCGCAGCGCCACAACCTGGGCAAGGAGCTGGGTAAGATTGCCGTGCCGACGCTGCTGGTCTGGGGCCTCAATGACACCATCACCCCGCCGCTGGTCGCCCACGACTTCAACCGCCTTATCCCTCATTCCGAGCTGCGTTTCCTCGACCACTGCGGCCACGCCCCCATGATGGAGCGCCCGCAGGAATTCAACGTGCTGCTCCGCCAATTCCTGCAACGCACCACCCTGGTAGCCGTTTCATAG
- the mnmH gene encoding tRNA 2-selenouridine(34) synthase MnmH translates to MPRLSLQDFLHTSPDIPLLDVRAPLEYAQGHIPGAVSFPLFSDEERARIGTTYKQVNPDKAVLLGLDMFGPKMSRMVQLAQKLAPAKQIRVHCWRGGMRSGAVQWLLELAGFQVQLLDKGYKDYRHFALAEFAQPRPLLVLGGLTGSGKTDVLHELARRQQPLLDLEGLAHHKGSAFGSIGQPAQPTQEQFENELAWLLAELPVSASVWVEDESRTIGSMHVPPPFFAQMQTAPLVLLEIPRAVRVQKLAAEYGREDAGALATSILRIRKRLGGLATKEALAAIAEDDMEKMVSLVLDYYDKTYTHSLGSRNPLRVPSDTCDPAINAELVLRAASSL, encoded by the coding sequence ATGCCTCGTCTTTCCCTTCAGGATTTCCTGCACACCTCTCCCGATATTCCCTTGCTTGACGTGCGGGCCCCGCTGGAATATGCCCAGGGCCACATTCCGGGGGCGGTGAGCTTTCCGCTGTTTTCCGACGAGGAGCGGGCCCGCATCGGCACCACCTACAAACAGGTGAACCCCGACAAAGCGGTGCTGCTGGGCCTGGATATGTTTGGGCCCAAGATGAGCCGGATGGTGCAACTGGCCCAGAAGCTGGCTCCGGCCAAGCAGATCCGGGTGCATTGCTGGCGCGGCGGTATGCGCAGCGGAGCCGTGCAGTGGCTACTGGAACTGGCCGGTTTCCAGGTGCAGCTTCTCGACAAAGGCTACAAGGACTACCGCCACTTCGCACTGGCCGAGTTTGCGCAGCCCCGGCCGCTGCTGGTGCTGGGCGGCCTCACCGGCTCCGGCAAAACCGATGTGCTGCACGAGCTGGCCCGCCGCCAGCAGCCCCTGCTCGACCTCGAAGGCCTGGCCCATCACAAAGGCTCGGCCTTTGGCAGCATCGGCCAGCCAGCCCAGCCTACGCAGGAGCAGTTCGAGAACGAGCTGGCCTGGCTGCTGGCCGAGTTGCCGGTCAGTGCATCGGTGTGGGTGGAAGACGAGAGCCGCACCATCGGCAGCATGCACGTGCCGCCGCCCTTCTTTGCCCAGATGCAGACCGCGCCGTTGGTGCTGCTGGAAATCCCGCGGGCCGTGCGGGTACAGAAGCTGGCCGCCGAGTATGGCCGCGAAGACGCCGGCGCGCTGGCCACCTCCATTCTGCGCATCCGCAAACGCCTCGGTGGTCTGGCCACCAAAGAGGCGCTGGCCGCCATTGCCGAAGACGACATGGAAAAAATGGTCAGCCTCGTGCTCGACTACTACGACAAGACGTACACCCACAGCCTCGGCAGCCGCAATCCGCTCCGCGTCCCGTCCGACACCTGCGACCCAGCCATAAATGCCGAGCTGGTGCTGCGGGCCGCTTCTTCCCTGTAA
- a CDS encoding CvpA family protein, which yields MSAFDILLLIPLAVGAVKGFRRGLVLEVASLLAFVLGAIGGLVLLNDAIPLVRHYVGEAFGLLPLVSFLLVFVAIVWGVHLLGGFIKTAVHLTPLGVLDNLGGGLAGVLKWVLGLSLLLHGVGMAGLQLISPTLVADSQVLPFVRQATPLALEIVGFVMPFASTLLDKLKTVF from the coding sequence ATGTCCGCTTTCGATATTCTGCTGCTGATTCCGCTGGCGGTGGGTGCCGTGAAGGGCTTCCGGCGGGGGCTGGTGCTGGAAGTAGCGTCGTTGTTGGCCTTCGTGCTGGGGGCTATCGGCGGGCTGGTGCTGCTCAACGATGCCATTCCGCTGGTGCGGCACTATGTGGGGGAGGCCTTTGGGCTGCTGCCGCTGGTGTCGTTTCTGCTGGTTTTCGTGGCCATTGTGTGGGGCGTGCACTTGCTGGGCGGCTTCATCAAAACGGCCGTGCACCTAACGCCGCTAGGCGTACTCGACAACTTGGGCGGCGGGCTGGCTGGCGTGCTGAAGTGGGTGCTGGGCCTTAGCCTGCTGCTGCACGGCGTGGGCATGGCCGGGCTACAGCTCATTTCGCCTACGCTCGTGGCCGACTCGCAGGTGCTGCCTTTTGTGCGCCAGGCCACCCCGCTGGCGCTGGAAATTGTGGGGTTCGTAATGCCCTTCGCCAGCACGCTGCTCGATAAGCTGAAAACGGTGTTTTGA
- a CDS encoding anthranilate synthase component II codes for MRLLLLDNFDSFTYNLLDYFRQLGCEVDVVRNDVPAATLQERQFDALVLSPGPGTPAAAGNMPAVLAYWHQRVPVLGVCLGHQALGEFFGATLSRAARPMHGKVTELDVDTTDPLFRDLPARLPVTRYHSLIVNNLPPTLRPLAYTADENREIMALRHTTLPLVGVQFHPEALLTPHGLAMLRNWVRYCIIVEEGRPATAGPTFA; via the coding sequence ATGCGCCTGCTGCTGCTCGACAACTTCGACTCGTTCACCTACAACCTGCTGGACTACTTCCGGCAGCTGGGGTGCGAGGTAGACGTGGTGCGCAACGACGTACCGGCTGCTACCCTGCAGGAGCGGCAGTTTGATGCGCTGGTGTTGTCGCCGGGGCCGGGCACGCCGGCGGCGGCCGGCAATATGCCGGCCGTGCTGGCCTACTGGCACCAGCGGGTGCCGGTGCTGGGCGTGTGCCTGGGGCATCAGGCGCTGGGAGAATTTTTCGGGGCCACGCTCAGCCGCGCCGCCCGGCCCATGCACGGCAAAGTCACGGAGCTGGACGTGGATACCACCGATCCGCTGTTCCGGGATTTGCCGGCCCGGCTGCCCGTCACACGCTACCACTCGCTGATAGTGAACAACCTGCCGCCCACCCTGCGCCCGCTGGCGTACACGGCCGACGAAAACCGCGAAATCATGGCCCTGCGCCATACCACGCTGCCGCTGGTAGGCGTTCAGTTTCACCCCGAAGCGCTGCTGACCCCGCACGGCCTGGCCATGCTGCGCAATTGGGTTCGGTATTGTATCATTGTAGAAGAGGGCCGGCCGGCTACTGCCGGGCCGACTTTCGCCTGA
- a CDS encoding pyridoxine 5'-phosphate synthase: MTKLSVNINKIATLRNARGHNRPDLLQVARDCERFGAQGITVHPRPDERHIRYQDVRDLKAVVTTELNVEGNPTPDFLDLVREVRPEQVTLVPDAPDAITSNAGWDTVRHQIFLIGVVQELKALGCRVSIFLDPSPEMVKAAVATGTDRIELYTEDYARRYHHDREAALLPYRAAADMAQQLGLGLNAGHDLDLDNLAYLKQNLPGLAEVSIGHALVCDALYLGLENTIQLYRRQLA; encoded by the coding sequence ATGACCAAGCTTAGCGTAAATATCAACAAAATAGCCACCCTGCGGAACGCCCGCGGCCACAACCGCCCCGACTTGCTGCAGGTGGCCCGCGACTGTGAGCGGTTCGGCGCGCAGGGCATTACGGTGCATCCGCGCCCCGACGAGCGCCACATCCGCTACCAGGACGTGCGCGACCTGAAGGCCGTGGTGACCACCGAGTTGAACGTGGAAGGCAACCCCACGCCTGATTTCCTGGACCTCGTGCGCGAAGTGCGCCCCGAGCAGGTGACGTTGGTGCCCGACGCGCCCGACGCCATTACCTCCAACGCCGGCTGGGACACGGTGCGACACCAGATTTTCCTGATTGGCGTGGTACAGGAGTTGAAGGCACTAGGCTGCCGGGTAAGCATTTTCCTCGACCCCAGCCCCGAGATGGTGAAAGCCGCCGTAGCCACCGGCACCGACCGGATTGAGCTCTACACCGAAGACTACGCCCGCCGCTACCACCACGACCGGGAAGCCGCCCTGCTCCCCTACCGCGCCGCCGCCGACATGGCCCAACAGCTCGGCCTAGGCCTCAACGCCGGCCACGACCTCGACCTCGATAACCTGGCCTACCTCAAGCAAAACCTGCCGGGCCTGGCCGAAGTAAGCATCGGGCACGCCCTGGTCTGCGACGCCCTGTATCTGGGCCTTGAAAACACGATTCAGCTGTACCGGCGGCAATTGGCGTAG
- a CDS encoding GatB/YqeY domain-containing protein — MALKETIDADIKKAMLAKNKVRLTTLRSIKSQILLAETAEGQHGAALTPDAEIKLLTKQAKQRREAAETYNKQFRSDLEEVELNELAIIEEYLPQQLSEADIVERIVAIIQRVGATGPSDLGKVMGAAAREMAGQADGRVISQVVSNLLNNTNL; from the coding sequence ATGGCTCTCAAAGAAACCATCGACGCCGACATCAAAAAGGCCATGTTGGCCAAGAATAAAGTCCGTCTGACCACGCTGCGCAGCATCAAGTCGCAGATTCTGCTGGCCGAAACGGCCGAAGGCCAGCACGGCGCTGCCCTCACGCCCGATGCCGAAATCAAGCTTCTGACCAAGCAGGCCAAGCAGCGCCGCGAAGCAGCCGAAACCTACAACAAGCAGTTCCGCTCCGACCTCGAAGAAGTGGAGCTCAACGAGCTGGCCATCATCGAGGAATACCTGCCCCAGCAGCTCTCCGAGGCTGATATCGTGGAGCGCATCGTGGCCATCATCCAGCGCGTAGGCGCCACCGGCCCTTCCGACCTGGGCAAGGTGATGGGTGCCGCCGCCCGCGAGATGGCCGGCCAGGCCGATGGCCGCGTGATTTCGCAGGTGGTCAGCAACCTGCTGAATAACACGAATTTGTAG
- a CDS encoding DUF6089 family protein, with translation MTKANLIKTLLACSVQVGSVFFAQSATAQYTSEVGVGLGGLSYRGELSPGYQFKNNRPALTAFYRKDISAPITLRGGLTAGLLRADDGNVKGFNGAIPPLAAYRQANTKGSLYEASAIVEYNFFDYHYRKAKVHFTPYVFIGLAGFVASTTTATNNVGLPSLDKKGAMLGLAVPAGFGLKYAVSTHWNLGLEAGARKAFTDQIDHIDGKTGGQNDRVGNPNDQDWYFYNGISISYTFYKINCPPQYKDNPKLLR, from the coding sequence ATGACCAAAGCGAATCTCATCAAAACACTCCTTGCTTGCTCTGTGCAGGTAGGGAGTGTTTTTTTTGCCCAATCAGCTACTGCTCAATACACCAGCGAAGTCGGTGTTGGACTTGGGGGGCTTAGCTACCGTGGAGAATTATCTCCCGGCTATCAGTTCAAGAACAATCGTCCTGCCTTAACGGCATTTTATCGCAAGGATATTTCGGCTCCCATAACGTTGCGTGGTGGGCTGACTGCTGGCTTGCTTCGCGCTGATGATGGTAATGTAAAGGGTTTTAATGGCGCCATTCCTCCACTTGCCGCTTACCGGCAGGCCAACACAAAAGGCAGCCTGTATGAAGCGTCGGCTATAGTCGAGTATAATTTCTTCGACTACCACTACCGGAAAGCCAAGGTGCATTTCACGCCCTATGTATTCATTGGCTTAGCTGGGTTTGTAGCCAGCACTACTACCGCTACCAATAATGTCGGCTTGCCTAGCCTTGATAAAAAGGGCGCGATGCTAGGACTGGCCGTACCTGCGGGCTTTGGCCTGAAATACGCTGTTTCCACCCATTGGAACCTGGGGCTGGAGGCTGGCGCGCGCAAAGCTTTTACCGATCAGATCGACCATATTGATGGCAAGACTGGCGGGCAGAACGACCGGGTAGGCAACCCCAACGACCAGGATTGGTACTTCTATAATGGCATCAGCATCTCTTATACTTTCTATAAGATCAACTGCCCGCCACAGTATAAGGACAATCCGAAGCTATTGCGCTAG
- the selD gene encoding selenide, water dikinase SelD, producing MSDQIRLTQYSHGAGCGCKIAPKVLDQILHTSIPQPHDSKLLVGNSSRDDAAVYDIGGGQAIISTTDFFMPIVDDAYDFGRIASANAISDVYAMGGRPVMAIAVLGWPIDKLAPEVARRVIEGSRSICAEAGIPLAGGHSIDSPEPIFGLAVTGLLDIKNLKQNDTATAACELYLTKPLGVGMLTTAQKRGILRPEHEQIAPRSMMQLNKIGQDLGRLAAVRAMTDVTGFGLLGHLAEVCEGSGLTAEIEFSKVPLLPEAAEYYAQKSIPGGTVRNWDSYGHKIGTITDEQRAWLCDPQTSGGLLVCVDPAGRAEVEAVFGQHGLALAPFGKLRAHTADEPWIQVR from the coding sequence ATGTCCGACCAGATCCGCCTCACCCAATACAGCCACGGTGCCGGCTGCGGCTGCAAAATCGCGCCCAAAGTCCTCGACCAGATTCTGCACACCAGCATCCCGCAGCCCCACGACAGCAAGCTGCTCGTCGGCAACTCCTCCCGCGACGACGCGGCCGTGTACGACATCGGGGGCGGGCAGGCCATCATCAGCACCACCGACTTCTTCATGCCCATCGTCGACGATGCCTACGACTTCGGGCGCATCGCCTCGGCCAACGCCATCAGCGACGTGTACGCCATGGGCGGGCGGCCCGTCATGGCCATTGCCGTGCTGGGCTGGCCCATTGATAAGCTGGCGCCGGAAGTGGCCCGCCGCGTGATTGAGGGCAGCCGCAGCATCTGCGCCGAAGCCGGCATTCCGCTGGCCGGCGGCCACAGCATCGACTCGCCCGAGCCCATTTTCGGGCTGGCCGTCACGGGTTTGCTCGACATCAAAAACCTCAAGCAAAACGACACCGCCACCGCCGCCTGCGAGCTGTACCTGACCAAGCCGCTGGGCGTGGGCATGCTCACGACGGCGCAGAAACGCGGCATCCTGCGTCCCGAGCATGAGCAGATTGCGCCCCGCAGCATGATGCAGCTCAATAAAATCGGGCAGGACCTGGGCCGCCTGGCCGCCGTACGCGCCATGACCGACGTCACGGGTTTCGGGCTGCTGGGCCACCTTGCGGAGGTGTGCGAAGGCAGCGGGCTGACGGCCGAAATCGAATTCAGCAAAGTACCCCTGCTGCCCGAAGCCGCCGAATACTACGCCCAGAAGTCCATTCCCGGCGGCACCGTGCGCAACTGGGATTCCTACGGCCACAAAATTGGCACCATCACCGACGAGCAGCGGGCCTGGCTCTGCGACCCTCAGACCTCCGGCGGCCTGCTGGTGTGCGTTGACCCAGCCGGACGGGCCGAGGTCGAAGCCGTCTTCGGGCAGCATGGGCTGGCGCTGGCGCCCTTTGGCAAGCTGCGCGCCCACACAGCCGACGAGCCCTGGATTCAGGTTCGGTAA
- a CDS encoding DUF6089 family protein: protein MKQIFTYTLALALVLSLVASEASAQQFSKRKQYNSVGVSLNAMNYFGDITPKPSIPSLRFGATRPNIGVNFTHRFTPRISARAALAYGRITGDDSKAADKNDSEAKYRYNRNMSFRNDLAELSVVGIFDLIPNRNTYIKRPDLVPYVFAGVAAYTGNPKGLVGANNVGLSEGSYVALQALKTEGVSYNKGGIALPFGGGVRYKVNKSFDIGLEVGFRKTFNDYLDDVSTNYVASRNDLGSDAAKYFGWDITRNEPGTWNRDNQSGYQRGKSNEDDWYVTTGITVNYILAPKVKSPKFR from the coding sequence ATGAAGCAGATCTTCACCTACACTCTAGCGCTGGCTCTGGTCCTGTCGCTGGTAGCCTCAGAGGCTAGCGCACAGCAGTTCAGTAAGCGAAAGCAGTACAATTCGGTGGGCGTTAGCCTCAACGCAATGAACTACTTTGGCGATATCACTCCGAAACCCAGCATTCCTAGCTTGCGTTTCGGGGCTACCCGCCCTAATATCGGCGTAAACTTTACGCACCGCTTCACACCACGTATTTCTGCCCGCGCCGCTTTGGCCTATGGCCGTATCACCGGTGACGACTCGAAAGCAGCCGATAAAAATGATTCGGAGGCAAAATACCGTTATAACCGCAACATGAGTTTCCGCAATGATCTTGCTGAACTCTCCGTTGTAGGTATCTTCGACCTGATTCCAAACCGGAACACCTACATCAAGCGCCCTGATCTGGTGCCTTACGTATTCGCTGGCGTGGCCGCTTACACCGGCAATCCTAAAGGTCTGGTTGGTGCTAACAACGTTGGTCTGTCAGAAGGATCTTATGTAGCCCTTCAAGCTCTTAAAACGGAAGGCGTTTCGTATAACAAAGGCGGTATTGCTCTTCCGTTCGGTGGTGGTGTTCGCTACAAAGTGAACAAGAGCTTTGATATCGGGCTGGAAGTTGGTTTCCGCAAAACGTTTAATGATTACCTTGACGACGTAAGTACAAACTACGTTGCTAGCCGTAATGACCTCGGTTCGGACGCTGCCAAGTATTTCGGTTGGGATATCACCCGCAATGAGCCAGGTACTTGGAACCGTGACAACCAAAGCGGCTATCAGCGTGGCAAGTCCAACGAAGACGACTGGTACGTTACGACCGGTATCACTGTAAACTACATCCTGGCTCCGAAAGTGAAGAGCCCGAAATTCCGCTAG